From the Deltaproteobacteria bacterium genome, the window TTAAAACGGACAATCTCCTCCGTTATATCACTTTTTTCAGCCATGATGGCTACCTCCTGGCATAATCGCAGATCATCGAGTACCATCCCTCCCGTAAGCTCTTTTACCCGCTCACTAAGTCGTTTTTGATACTCTACGGTAACCTGAGGCGCCCGCAATGCGATGGAATCAAGAGACTTCATGATCAGATTTAATCTCTGCATTAAATCATGGTATATGTTTTCTCCCTCCTTTTTTCTCATTTCGATTAAAGCAGCCATCGCTTTGTCAAGTACCGTTTCCAAGTCCTCCCAGACAACGGAAAGATCAAGACCGGGGTCTTTCAGAACAAATGTATCTCTGAACCCGGTCATCATAGTGAGAGTAATCTTCTCTTTAAGGTTAAGCTCCTGTCTCAATCGCACAAGCAATTCATAATAATTCTGAATAAGTGGGAGATTCAACTCATACCTGCCCTCACTTAGAGAACCGCTCTCAGAATCCATCCTGATGCTTGCCTCTATCCTTCCACGGGTAAATCTTCCACTGATCTTTTTCTTAATCTCCAGTTCGAGAGGTGAGAGTAAAGTAGGAACCCGAAGAGAAATCTCCAGATAACGATGGTTCAGGGATTTTATTTCCACTGTGTATTTTCTATCATTTAGAATAGCTTCGGTCCTGCCGTAGCCGGTCATACTTTGAATCATTACAAACTCCTATCAATGATAATGAAAAAGCCAGAAGTTATTACACTCCCTTCTGACTCCTGTATTCTGTTTCCTGTCTTCTCTTTAGTGTTTCAACTGCATGATATATTTTGATCGTATCCTATTAAACATTTCTATAACAGACTTTTCTGCATAATCCGGGTAAGTCCATGGGAGGGAATGAAATGACTTGTCTTTGTAAATCAGGGTGAGATCGGCATAGATACCATCCCGCAGGTATGGGCGGTGCGTGTAGCCTTTGCCCGTTGCGAGGATCAAATGAGCCTGCGATATATATCCGGGATCAATATTAACCCCTCTCTTTCCGCCTGCCGAAAATCTATCTTCCACATCATTTGTTAACAGTTTAACTTCCGGCAATGATTCCGGCCGGATCAAAGTATTGAAAATAATAAACCGTCTTATCAGTGGTGATCCCATTTCTCCCGTATAATAGTCAGTATAATGAAAAGGCATCCGGGCACTGATAAATTCAATCTCCCCATATTGTTCAGATAATACCTCAAGAATACTTTTCAGTAAATCACCATCCGTATAAATAGTGCCCATGAGCAGTTTGACTGCCTCTGCAGGCCGCGGTTTGCTCATAGCACCTCTCTGAGTTCGTCCTGTGAAGTTGTGGCCGTTCCCACCTTTCCCACAACAATACCGGCAGCATAATTTGCCAGAGCGGCTGCTTCTTTAAAGCTTGCCCCGGAGGCTATGCAGAGCGCAAGAACACCAATAACCGTATCCCCGGCGCCGGTCACATCAAAGACTTCTCTGGCCTGGGCGGGAAAAGCAGTATGGGTAATTTTGCCATCCTTTTCAAAAAGATTCATGCCTTCTTCGCCGCGTGTAATAAGAAGCGCTTTGAAATTAAATTGATCAAGAAGTCTCCTCCCTATTCTCACAATATCACGCCCATCCATAATCTCCATACCGGCAGCACGTCCAGCCTCATGATGATTAGGCGTAATGATGTCAAAATCCTGATACAGAGAAAAGTCATTCTGTTTGGGATCAACGCAAACGGGGATACCTTTCCCGGATATAACTTTACGAATATCATTCAGAAGGGGCATCGTAATTACCCCTTTATTGTAATCCGAAATAACTATGGCGCCCACCTCATCCATCACGTTTTTTATGTACTCTCTTATCTTCTCG encodes:
- the rfaE1 gene encoding D-glycero-beta-D-manno-heptose-7-phosphate kinase, with amino-acid sequence MNKIVNKKRALEIIGNFSRSKVLVVGDIMVDHFIWGKVSRISPEAPVPVVEVQSDNFMLGGCANVLNNIFALGGKVYVTGVIGSDTMGERLLGELRKRHIDTDGILVEAKRPTTLKTRIVAHSQQVVRFDRESRVPIESNSIEKIREYIKNVMDEVGAIVISDYNKGVITMPLLNDIRKVISGKGIPVCVDPKQNDFSLYQDFDIITPNHHEAGRAAGMEIMDGRDIVRIGRRLLDQFNFKALLITRGEEGMNLFEKDGKITHTAFPAQAREVFDVTGAGDTVIGVLALCIASGASFKEAAALANYAAGIVVGKVGTATTSQDELREVL
- a CDS encoding DUF4416 family protein — its product is MSKPRPAEAVKLLMGTIYTDGDLLKSILEVLSEQYGEIEFISARMPFHYTDYYTGEMGSPLIRRFIIFNTLIRPESLPEVKLLTNDVEDRFSAGGKRGVNIDPGYISQAHLILATGKGYTHRPYLRDGIYADLTLIYKDKSFHSLPWTYPDYAEKSVIEMFNRIRSKYIMQLKH
- a CDS encoding YicC family protein produces the protein MIQSMTGYGRTEAILNDRKYTVEIKSLNHRYLEISLRVPTLLSPLELEIKKKISGRFTRGRIEASIRMDSESGSLSEGRYELNLPLIQNYYELLVRLRQELNLKEKITLTMMTGFRDTFVLKDPGLDLSVVWEDLETVLDKAMAALIEMRKKEGENIYHDLMQRLNLIMKSLDSIALRAPQVTVEYQKRLSERVKELTGGMVLDDLRLCQEVAIMAEKSDITEEIVRF